From the genome of Lotus japonicus ecotype B-129 chromosome 6, LjGifu_v1.2, one region includes:
- the LOC130725208 gene encoding uncharacterized protein LOC130725208, translating into MARRLRPYFQSFPVRVQTDLPLRQVLQNPDLSRRLVAWSVELSEYGLQYDKRGTMSAQSLVDFVVELTHDSGERVSTQWNLFVDGSSNNNGSGAGVTFEGLGELALEQSLKFEFHATNNQAEYEALIAGLKLAIEVKIESFLIRTDSQLVASQVMGAFQSHRRKVFGMQGVESRILLANANEGLHGICTEVQQVSGIRRFDKGPAGTVVNYKRSLAVRHVGGGFGQTFSSR; encoded by the exons ATGGCTCGCCGACTAAgaccttatttccaaagttttCCAGTAAGGGTGCAAACGGATTTACCTTTGAGACAGGTTCTGCAAAATCCTGATTTGTCAAGAAGATTGGTCGCGTGGTCTGTGGAGCTGTCAGAATACGGGTTGCAGTACGACAAGCGCGGGACTATGAGCGCTCAGTCACTGGTAGATTTTGTTGTGGAATTAACTCATGATTCCGGTGAAAGGGTGAGTACTCAATGGAACCTGTTCGTTGACGGCtcctccaacaacaacggtagtggCGCAGGAGTTACGTTTGAAGGACTAGGGGAGTTGGCCTTGGAACAAtctttgaagtttgaatttCATGCTACAAACAATCAGGCGgagtatgaggctttgatcgCCGGGCTCAAGTTGGCGATTGAAGTTAAAATTGAGAGTTTTCTTATTAGGACCGACTCACAGTTGGTGGCGAGTCAAGTAATGGGGGCTTTCCAG TCACATAGGAGGAAGGTGTTTGGCATGCAAGGTGTTGAGAGCAGGATTTTACTGGCCAACGCTAATGAAGGATTGCATGGAATTTGCACGGAGGTGCAACAGGTGTCAGGTATTCGCCGATTTGATAAAGGCCCCGCCGGAACAGTTGTCAACTATAAGCGCtccttggccgttcgccatgtggggggtgGATTTGGTCAGACCTTTTCCAGTCGCtag